The stretch of DNA CGCGGCGACATGATCGCGCAGGCCCTGCGGCTCGGGGCGACGTGGGAGCAGGTCGCGGCCGCGCTCGACACCACCGAGCTGGCGGCCGTGGACGACCTGCGGGTGTGGGCCGAGGGGCAGCGCGCCCTCTACCGCCAGCACGTTGCCGAGGGCGCGGACGTGCTGGTCGGCTTGGACGAGGACGCGTACGGCGAGGTGATGCGGTGGGTCGCCTTCGGCCTGGGCCGGGCCGCCGTCGAGGCCCGAGCGGAGCAGACGGCCCGGCTGCGGGCCGCGGTCGCTGCCACGCCGATGGTCGACACCGTCGGCGAGCTGCGGGCCCTGCTGGAGCAGCTCCCCGGCGAGATGCCGCTGTCCCTGGACGACTACCACCGGGCCCTGCCCGGCGAGCCGGACCAGGTGCACACCATCCACCCCCGGCTGGTCGCCACCGTCTCCGGGCTCGCCACCGAGGCGGAGACCATCCAGCCCGGGCTGATGCTCACCCAGGTATACGTGCCCTTCCCCGCCGAGTACGAGGAGCAGGCCGCCGTCGCCACCCGCGACGACCTGCCCGCCTACGACGAACTTCCGCGCGCCGCCGACCACCTGGAACGCGGTGAGCTGCGCGCCGGGCTGAAGGACATCGCCGAGGTACTGGAGGAGCTGGCCCACCTACTCGGCGAGGTCGCGGCGGACGTCACGGAGCACGACGAGGACGGCTCGCAGCTCCGGGTCGAGGCGCAGCGCATCACCCACGCCGCCGAGCGGGTCGGCAGGCTCGCCGAGACGGTGGAGGAGGCCGCTGAGTGACGACCACCGAGGAGTACGGGACCGTGCTGGAGCCGGTGGAGGTGGTCGACGCCGAGCTGGTCGAGGCCGACGACGCCCCCGGCGCCGGCGCGGTCGTCGTGCACGACCCGGTGGCCGCCGTCCTGGCCGCGCTGGACACGAAGGCCGCCAAGGACCAGTACGACCGCCGCCCGCGCAAGACGAAGACCGGGTACGCCCGGGACTGGGAGCTGTGGCAGGAGTTCCACGGCTGGCTCGAAGCACAGACCGGCACCCGCCTTCCGGACAGCGCCATCACGGTCGGCACCTACGTCGCGTTCGTGAAGTGGCTGGACGAGGTCAAGGAGGCCGCGCCCAACTCGATCGAGCGCCGGGTGACCGGAGTGTCCTCCGAAGCGCGCCGGTACGGCTACAAGGTGCCCAAGGCCGCCCGGGCGGCGGCCACCCAAGCACTCAAGCCGCTCAAGCTGGACGAGGAGCGGCAGAAGCGCGGCCGCGGTAAGGCCGCCGCGATCACCCCGGCCGACCTGCGAAGAATGAACACCGCACCGCGCCAGCGGAAGCCGCAGCCGGACGCCCGGCGCCGCCGGGTACTCATCGTGCCGGAGCTGGCCCGGCTGCGGGACCGGAGCCTGCACACCATGCGGTTCGCCGTCGCGGGCCGCAACGCGGAGATGAGCGCGCTGAACGACACCCACATCCGGCTCGTGGCGGAGGGCCTGGAGGTCCACGTGCCCAGCGTGAAGCGCCGACCGGCCCGCGACGTCGTCGTCTCCTACGGCGAGAACGCCGACACCTGCCCGGTGCGCTGCTGGCTCGCATGGAAGGAGGCCAAGCTCGCCGCCGGCGCGGCGCCCGACGGGCCCGCGTACCTGCCCGTCGACCAGTGGGGCAACCTCGGCGCCAGTCGGCTGTCGCCCGACGGCTGCGGCCGGGCGATGGCCCGCTCCGCGAAGTACGCGGGGATGACGGAACGACGGATCACCGGGCACTCCGGCCGCCGAGGACTGGTCACCACCGGTCGCCGCAAGGGCAAGCGGTCGGAGAAGCTGCGGACCCAGGGCGGCTGGTCGAAGAACTCGCCGGTGTTCTGGGAGTACGTGGACGAGGGTGACAAGTGGGCAGACAACGCGACCGAGGGAATCGGATTGTGACCGCGAAGCCCAACACGAGGGAGGGGGCCATGGCCTACACCGGCTACGCTGAGCTCTGGAAGGCGCTGAACCCGCGTCAGCAGTTCTACCTGAAGACCATCTTCGAGGAGGACCAGGCGCGGGAGGCCGCGCAGCGCGCGGCCGGCGCGGCGGGGAACTACGACCGTCGCCCCGCCGCCGAGTGGCGCACGATCGACGCCTACCACGAACCGGCCGTGCCCGACCTGGTGGGCCGCACCGCACTCCAGATCCGTTGGCGTGGCGCCGGGCACCACGACCAGGGCACCGGCTCCACCATCAAGGTCCTGGTGTCACACAAGCTGATCACCCTGGACCACCGGGCCACCCCGTTCGGGCGGATGCACCAGGTCACCATGACCAAACACGGCCGGGCTCTGATGCGGTGGGTGACCAAGCCTCGCCCCTGCCGGACGAAGGTGCCGCTCAAGGAGCGGGCCGCCGAGGTCCTCGGACAGCTCTACGACGCGTCCAAGAGCCGCACGGGATACCTGGACTGGGCGCGCTCGCCCACCATCGACAAGGAACTCATCCCGCGCGGGCTGGCCCGCTCGCGCGGTACCTACCTGGGGTTCGAGATCACCGAGGAGGGCGTCACCCACCTTGCCGAGCATCACGCCGCCTACGCCGCGGCGTATCCGAAGCTGAACCTGCCCGACCCGTCGGGCAGGAAGTGCTGGCCGAAGGAGGCGGACCGGCTGCTCGACTGGCTGCGGAACGAATGCTGGTCGCTCGCCCACGCATCCGAGAGGGCCGAGAAGAGGGCACAGGAGGAACGCGCCCGGGCCGAAGAGGAGTTCAAGGAGGAGTTCCACCGACAGGAGGGGGAGCTGGCCCTTGCGATGTACCGGGAGGTCTTCGAGCTCAAGCGGGCCCACGCGAAGGCCCTGGCGGACACCTTCGACGGCTACAGGGTGAAGATGCGGATGGTCCTGGCGGAGCGCCTGCCGCAGTACACGGCCGCCACGCTCGCCGCGGTGACCGCGGTTGTCGAGGGCACCGACCCGGTGGCAGCGATCCGCAAGCAGACGGCGGCCGCCGTGTCGGAACTGCCGGCGTACACCCCGACGGGCGTCGCTGCGGTCGATGTGGAGGGAGAGCGCCTGTACGCGGAGTGCCAGCGCAAGCGGCCGCGCCGGGCGGCCACCACCCGCAAGGGCAAGGCAAAGGCCGCCGCCGGGCTCCACACCGAGGCCGTGCCCAGCCCGGCGCGTGGCACCGCACTCGAACAGCCGTGGGCACTGGCCGTGCACCTGCACCGCGTCCTGCGTAACGGCTACCTCTACCGGCTGCTCAACGCTCCGCCGGAGGAGGAACAGCCGCGCAGGCGCCGCCCGGCCGGGCTGCTGGACGCCCCCGCGCTGCGGCTGCTCGTCGCCCTTGTAGCCACCGAGAACCCCCGGCGGGCCCACCACTCCCGCATCCAGGTCGAGCGGTACGGGCAGGCGAGCGAGGGGGAGTTGGCAACGATTCCGCGAGGCTTGTTCTCGTACGAAATCAAGCAGGTCACCCGCAGCACGAAGGCACCCGGGGTCCTCACCGACCGGGGCCTTGCCGAGTACATGAACCTGGCCCAGTTCGACGCCTACAGCCACTACGGGGACAACTGGCCGCTGCTGCATGTCACCCAGGCCGGTCGGGACCATCTCGCCGAGTACCGCGAGGCGTACGCCGAGTTCCACCCCGACGTCGTCCTCCCCCCGGTGTCGGCCCCGGCCGTCCCGTCCGGCAGCTGACGCTTGCCTGCGGCCACCGGTAGGCCCGGGTGACCATCTCCGTGGTCAACACGTCTTCGTTCTCGATCGGTCGGCGGCGTCCGCCGGGGGTACGGGGACGGGGCACCACAGCGGACGGCCCCAGACGCCCGTGGGTGCACACCGCCAGCTGCGGATGGGGCACCTCAGAACAGCTCCCCAGGCCCGCCCGGGTGGTCGCGCCCGGCGCTGGGGATTCCCCCGCCGCTGCTCAGCCAGTGGTCTCCGACATGACGGTCTCCACCACCGTGTTGGCGACGCTGTCCTGTCTGGCCGGACTGGAAGGTGTCGAGGCCCACTGAGCGCTGTCAGATGATGTTCCATAGGTGGTTGAAGTCACCTACGAGGGAGCTGCGATGGCCCACTCCGCCACCCGCGCCGGCTGCGTCCCCGACGGAGGCGCCCTGTGAGCGGCGTGCCCCGGGAGGAGAGCCATCCGTACTTCGCCTGCCCGTCGTGCGGGATCGTCGGTGAGCCGGACTCCGTCGAGTACGCCCTCAGCCCGGACAGGGAACACGTCGACTGGACCGTGGCCATGAAGGTGAGCTGCGGCTCCTGCCGCAGCTACGCCGAGATCACCCAGACCGACGCTGTGGTCCGCGACTCGGAGCACCGCTGCTTGCGCTGCGGCCACGCCACCGCTTGCCCCGCCCGCGCGGATCGGGTCAGGTGCTGGAGCTGCGGCCTCAACCAGCCCGGCCCCGCCTCCGCCGGCGCCCGCGCCGAATACCTGCACGACGTCGAGCGCGCTGCCGACCAGTGGGCAGCCGCCCGGGTACGGGTCGCCAAAGACGACGCCCGCGAGCGCGGCGCCCTGCCCTGGTGGACCTCATGAGCGCACCCACGGCCGCGATTATCTAGGGGGTGAGGCGTCTTCGCCCAGGTCAGACCGCTGATCGGCAGTGCAGGCATGTAAGGCAAGTAGGACTTGGCATGTCCTCGGGAGGTGTTTCGATCGAAACACCTCCTGCACTCACGTTCGGAGCAGGTCCTCTGCCAGTGAGTACACCGCCAGGCGTTGCGCCGTGTCGGGCGTGATGTACCCCAACTCCATGAACTCGCGCTGCTCCACGCCTACCTGGGCGCCGACCGGAATCGGGATCTCGTCTGCGTGAGCCGGGAGGGCGGTGGGTCCCCGCTCGGCGAGCGTGCGTACAGCGAGGGCAACGGCATCAGCGGGCGGAACGATTGCTCCGGTGATAAGGGGCAGGCGTTCTTTCGGCTCGTCGTCTTCATCATCCAAGGGCGCGATGCTGTACGACCAGCCGGCCATCTGGTTCCACACCAGCGTCCAGATCCCACCCGCGACATCGACGAAGGCTTCCAGCAGCATGATTTCTTCGCCGTCCGGGCCGGTCCCGGCGAGACTGTCGTCCCACTCGGCTGAACCCGCATGGGGGCCAAGGGCTGCGACGACGGCCCTCAGGTATGCGGAGTGCGCCCGCTTCGGCGCGTCGGGGGAAAGGGCACACGGCCACGCAAGACTCATGTGGGCCATGATCGGGCAGTTGGGGTCGGTGTGTACGTCACGAACACACCGACATGCCTAACAACCCCCGGATACCTGTGAGGCACGTTCCTGAACAGGTACTTGCCTCACATGCCTGACGCTCGTTTCTCACCCGAGATAACGTCGGCGGAGGCCCACCGGCTCGTCGAGGCACACGTGCCCGATGCCCACCTGCGCAGCCCCGGCGGGATCGCCCTGCCGGACGGCAAGGGCAAGGTCGCCATCCAGTACGGCAGAGGTAGGAAGCCGTGAGGAAGGGCGCTGGAGCCTGCGTAGCACGGATGTGCGTCAGGGCCTCGTCGTCGGGGCCGCCGCCGCAAGGCTGGTGATGATGCCGAGTGACGTCACGCCGTCAGCCCCAGACTTCCAGGGCTTTGTTGTTCAGGTTGACGTGCCGAGTCGCCGGCGGGTAGCTGCCCGGGGCTTCCAGCCCGAGGGCCCACACGGTGACGGCGTGTTCGAAGCCCGTGCGGTGGCGGTGGTATTCCGCGGCGGCGCCCTTCACGAAGCGGCGCACGGCCGGGCTGTAGGGAGAGCGGCTGTCCTCGGTGCTGGTGAGCGTGGTGCTGGGGTCGACGTAGCGGACGTTTTTCAGCCGGGGGTCCTGGAGCAGCTCGGTGAGCGCCTGGTGCCAGGCGGTCAACTTCTTGGCCCGCTCGCGCATCGCGCTGCCCGGGTCCGCCTGCGCCTCCGGAGTGTCGAGCAGGGTCTCCAGCTCGAAGTAGGAGGCCAGGCCGAGGGGGGCGAGCTTGTCGTCGTACTCGTAGATGGCGTCGATCTCGGGGCGGGTGAACGCCCGCACGTTGTACTGGCACAGGCTCAACGCGTTCGCCAGCGAGTCACGGAAGTAGTCGTCCATCAGGCCCCCCTCGGGTGAAGCCGGTCGGCGATCCAGTTTGGCAGGGGAGCCACAGGGGAGTCGTGGACGATCGTGTAGGGCAGGCCGCCCACAAGGGAGCCGGGCCCGACGAGGTACCCGCCGCTGCGGCGGCCGGGCCCGCGGACGTCGATCCCCGGGCCGAGGGCGGTCCGGCCGCCGGAGCTGCTGCCGATGGTGCAGTCCGCCGACACCCGGAAGTACAGGTGCCGGCCACCGGACGGGGTCGCCACGGTCAACGTGTCGGGCCACGGCTTACCGAGGCGCGCGGCCAGTCCGGCGAGCACGGCCTGGCCGTCGTCGTCGTGGACATCCAGGTCCAGGGCGACGACGCCGGAGGCCCGGCAGGAGATGCCGACGTTGCGGCCGTCGGCGAGCAGCTCGGGCAGCACCGCCTCGTCGCGGGTCGCCAGCCGCTGCCAGCCAGGGGAGGGCACCCGGCCACCGACGGGGAGCGGGAAGACCGCCAGGCCGCGCCGGACAGCGGTCTGTGCGTCGGCGAGCCGCCCGGGGCATTCGGCGGCCCAGTGCCAGAGCTGGGCGGGGCTGCGCCGGTGTTCGGGGCACCCGTCGCGCTCGGTGCCCCCGGCAACGCCTCCGCACCGGGTCTTGGGGCACGTGCAGCTCCGGAAGGACCCGCCGAGCATCGTCGTGCCGTGGCGGGCGTAGCCGCTCGCCGCGATGACGGCTTGGACGTCGCGCGTGCTCATGCCGCCTCGCTGTCCTCGTCGTCGTAGCAGGTGCACTCCGCGTACGGGTCGCCGTCGGCGCCGCAGTCGTAGCAGTCGCCGTCCTCGTCGTAGTCGTCGTTCTCGTCGGGGTCGGTGTACTCGCCGTGCCGCCAGCCGGTGCAGCCGACCGAGCAGCCGCAGCCCTTGGCGCACTCGGGGCAGACCATGTTGTTCGTCCAGCCGCACGTCGTGCACATGATCTGGTTGGCCGGGTCGTTCTGTTCCTGGCGGAGGTAGTCGACGGCTTCCTTGTACGTGTTGATGTCGACGTACGTCTCCAGGTACTCGTACAGCGTTTCCCGCTCGTCGGCGTCGGGGTGGTCCAGGAGCGCGATGGCGTCGGCGTGCTTGATGCCCAGCTCGGCCTTGAGCTCGGCCAGGGCCTTCTTCCGCGCGTGGTTCTTCGGCATCTCAAGCTCTCGTTTCCGCGGCTGCGGTGATCCCAGACTCACCGGCCGCCAAGAGCGAGGCCAGCAAGGTGATGTGCGAGGAGGGTGGCTCGGCGCGGAGCACCTGCGGTGTTGCTCGTCCGGTCTGGGCCAGACGAACCGGGCCGTGAGCCGGGCCCACGGGCATACGCCCGCAGACCCACTGTAGCGAACCGGGGTGGTGCTGTCAGTGAGACCGGCTGACGAAAGCCTCACCGGCCCTGCGCAGCGCGGTGTGGGCCCCCCGGCTGCGCTCCCGCCCCTCGTCCAGCGCCTGCTCGACCTCGGGAGCGAACCGCCCGTTCTGCGGGCTGCCGAGCACGATCGCGCTCAGCTCCAGCGCGCTCCAGGCGGCCTCCTCGGAGGTGGCCCTCACCACCGGGTCGGAGGTGATGAGCACCAGCCGGTCACGCGCCCGGGTGACATCGCTGCGGGCCCGGTAGAAGCTCGCCCGTTCGACCGGATTCCCCTCCCCCGCCCGCAGAGAGTCCACCTGGAGCCAGAAAAGCTCCCGGTAGGCCAGGACCGCGTCGAGCAGGGCGGCGACCCGGTCCGCCACGATCTGCCGGTGCTGTTCGTTCCGGGTCCACCGCTCAGTCCAGCGCTGCGTCAGGCTGGCGAGCAGGACACCGGCGAGGGTGCCGACGACCGCGATCAGGTTCCCCCACATGAGACCCCCTAGGCCCTGGCGTTGAGCACTCGGTCGGAGTGGATGCGGCGGGCCTTGCACGTGCTGTGCCGCAGGTACAGCCGGTCAGTCACGGCCGCCGTCCTCGGTGCCGAGTGGGGTGACCGTGCCGTCGACCAGCCGCTTGGAGGCGTCCATCGCGTGGCCGGTGCAGGCCAGGAAGGAGCCGCCGTCCGCGTCGGCCACCCGGTGGGTCAGCGGCTCACCGCAGGGGGAGGCGAGACGGTCGTACCCCCACCTCCGAGTGCAGGCCGGGGCGGTGCACCAGGCGCGGCCGCCGGTCCCGGTGAGCGTGTTGCCGTGGTCGGGGCACACTCCCCAGGGCACGGCGCACACGCGTCCGTCGCGCACGGCACGGACGCGGGCGAGGTCGCCGGCCGTCTCGTCCAGGTCCTGCCGGACGGTGCGCACCGCCCCGGCGGCGTCCTCCAGCCGGAAGCGGGTACGGCGGACGTCCTCGCTGGCGGATGCCCCCAGCCGTTCGCTGATGTCGAGGATGCGGCGCTGGAGGGCGTCGGCCTCGGTCATGAGGGCGCGTAGCTCGGCGGGGGTGGGTTCCTGGTCGTCTGACATGGGGTTCCTCTCGCGCAGGGAGTCGAGGCAGACCACCGAGACGCTCCGGGCCCCGGCGGCGAAGACGTTCTTGCCCGCGGCACCGGGGCCGACGGCGGCCACGAGCGTGCCGGGCCCGTTCGAGCGCAGCACAGCGGTGCCGGCCGCCGGTGCCGTCAGGTGGTGCGGCGTGAGCCGCGGCCGCCGGGTGTGGTGGCGGCTTCGGTGATGTCCCAGCCGTCCTCAACGACGCGCTTACGGAGCGTGGGGTAGGAGACGACGCAGTTGGGGTGTCGGCTGAGCTGGTTGAGGGTGTAGCGGCCGTCGAACACTTCGTAGGTGGTCGAGGCGGGACCGCGCCGCCCGGTGCCCGCAGCCCTCCGGGGGGCGGCCGGTGCCGGTGGCGTCTTCGGCGCGCGCTTGCGCGGCTTGGGCTGCGGGGCAGGGTCTTGCCGGTACTGGGCCAGCAATTTCCCGCGTTCCATGGGGCGCAGGGGGAACGCGTCGATGCAGCGCTCGGCGGCCGCGTGCACGGCGTCGCGCCACAGCGCGCGGCCCTGGTCGGGGTCCTGGGCGTGGACGCGGACTGCTTCCTCCCAGTCGCGGTCCAGGTCGTGCAGGAGCATCCGGGGGGCGACCTGGGCGGAGGGGCGGCCGGAGATTTTCACGGCGTGCTGGCGCAAGTTGCTGCCGATGACGTCGGCGTAGCGGGACATGGTGGCCAGCTGCTCGCGGGCGGCCGGGTCGGCGAGCTGCCCGGTGGTACCCAGAGGCGTCACGGTGACAGTGATGTCGCTGATCGCCGACTGGTGCTGGTTGCTGTAGAGGGTGGTGCCCAGCACCGCGTGGAGGGACAGACCGGGGGCGAGGGTGCCGCGTTCGGCGGCGGCCACGGCGTGCTGGACGACGGCGCTGTGCTCGCGGGTGCTGCTGAGGAGGACAGCCCCACGCCAGGGCTGCGGCCAGCTCTGGTCGTCGAGGACCGGCAGGGGGATGGGGGTGCCGGCCTTGCTCGTGGCCCAGGCGGTCATCGGGTCCAGACGGCTGGAGTGCTGCCACAGGTCGGGCAGGCGGTCACCGTCGTGGTGGGCGACGGCGTCCACGGTGCCATCGTCGGTGGCGTGCAGCCGGATGCGGCGGGTGGGCCAGGTCAGCAGGTCGAGACGGCCGGTGGGAGTGCGCGAGCGCATGGGCGCGGGCGGGGTGTCCCGCTCCCACACCGGGGCGTCGCCGTCCGCGCGGGGCTGGGGCGGCAGGTTGAGCAGCAGGTCGTCTTTCAGGGTGCCGCCGAGCACGGTCAGGTGGCAGTGCGTGGCGGAGGCGGCAGGCCCGATCTGG from Streptomyces rubradiris encodes:
- a CDS encoding bifunctional DNA primase/polymerase, whose amino-acid sequence is MSTRDVQAVIAASGYARHGTTMLGGSFRSCTCPKTRCGGVAGGTERDGCPEHRRSPAQLWHWAAECPGRLADAQTAVRRGLAVFPLPVGGRVPSPGWQRLATRDEAVLPELLADGRNVGISCRASGVVALDLDVHDDDGQAVLAGLAARLGKPWPDTLTVATPSGGRHLYFRVSADCTIGSSSGGRTALGPGIDVRGPGRRSGGYLVGPGSLVGGLPYTIVHDSPVAPLPNWIADRLHPRGA
- a CDS encoding DUF6292 family protein, with amino-acid sequence MAHMSLAWPCALSPDAPKRAHSAYLRAVVAALGPHAGSAEWDDSLAGTGPDGEEIMLLEAFVDVAGGIWTLVWNQMAGWSYSIAPLDDEDDEPKERLPLITGAIVPPADAVALAVRTLAERGPTALPAHADEIPIPVGAQVGVEQREFMELGYITPDTAQRLAVYSLAEDLLRT
- the casA gene encoding type I-E CRISPR-associated protein Cse1/CasA, which codes for MPAPFLLTTEPWIPVWDLDAAAARDVGLTEALLRAHRLRLPADRAEGVALFRLLAAVYDAAAGPRDAAEWDAAWKAETLDAAAVTAYLDRWADHLDLFHPEHPALQCGALTEYARGPEALHPGTLGGAAAAWFSHELYQPLPPYPAARAAQLLLHLLAYDVAGIKRAAPGDPATKGGKVYGAQIGPAASATHCHLTVLGGTLKDDLLLNLPPQPRADGDAPVWERDTPPAPMRSRTPTGRLDLLTWPTRRIRLHATDDGTVDAVAHHDGDRLPDLWQHSSRLDPMTAWATSKAGTPIPLPVLDDQSWPQPWRGAVLLSSTREHSAVVQHAVAAAERGTLAPGLSLHAVLGTTLYSNQHQSAISDITVTVTPLGTTGQLADPAAREQLATMSRYADVIGSNLRQHAVKISGRPSAQVAPRMLLHDLDRDWEEAVRVHAQDPDQGRALWRDAVHAAAERCIDAFPLRPMERGKLLAQYRQDPAPQPKPRKRAPKTPPAPAAPRRAAGTGRRGPASTTYEVFDGRYTLNQLSRHPNCVVSYPTLRKRVVEDGWDITEAATTPGGRGSRRTT